The genomic segment AAGAGTCCGAACCGGATGTTTCCGTGTTTTCGATGGCTTCCGCATTTTCGTCTACAACTTCATTCAGATCCCGGTTTTCCTCATCGTTCTCTTCACCATTCTCTTCATCGTCCTCCACATCCGTCAGACGGGCCACGGAAACAACATGTTCCTCATCCCCCACCCTGAACAGGGTTACCCCCTGAGTGCTGCGTCCGGCGATTCTCACATCATGAACCGGCACCCGGATCAGACGCCCCAGATCAGTCACCATCATCAGCTGATCCTGCGCCTCGATGGGGAACGCGGCCACCACGCTGCCATTGCGTTCGGAGGTTTCGATATTGATGATGCCCTGACCACCGCGGTTGGTTTGCCGGTATTCATAGGCCGAGGTGCGTTTGCCATAACCGTTGGCCGTCACGCTGAGAATAAACTCTTCCTGCGCCTCCAGTTCCGCAATACGTTCCGCAGACAGGCCCTCAGGCAGTTCAACTTCTTCCCCCCGGCGCCGGGCCGCAGCATAACGCAGATAAGGGTCACGTTCTTCCATGGTGATGGTGGTGCTTTTCAACACGGACATGGACACCACTTCATCCCCTTCGGCCAGACGAATCCCTCTGACCCCATCGGAATTGCGTCCTTTAAACAGGCGTACGGCCGTCGCATTGAAACGGATACATTTGCCGTCCCGGGTCGCCAACAGCACATCATTGTCCTCAGCACATGCTGCAACCCCGATCAGGCGGTCATTCTCGCTCAGGCGAATGGCGATTTTGCCATTGGCGCGCACATTAACAAAATCGCTCAGCAGGTTACGGCGCACATTCCCCTTCGCCGTGGCAAAAACCGCATGCAGCTCTTCCCAGCTGTCTTCATCCTCAGGCAGCGGCAGAATGGTGGAAATGGTCTCCCCCTGGCTGAGCGGTAGAAGATTGATCAGCGCTTTGCCCTTGGATTGCGGCGTGCCCGGCGGCAATTTCCAGACTTTCAGCTTATAGACTTGCCCCAGATTGCTGAAAAATAACACCGGCGTGTGGGTGTTGGCCACAAAAACCGTTTGCAGAAAATCCTCATCTTTGGTCTGCATGCCGCTGCGGCCCTTGCCTCCACGCCGCTGCGCCCGATAGGTGTTAAGGGGCACCCGCTTGATATAACCGCTATGGGTGACCGTCACGACCATGTCTTCACGCTGGATGAGGTCTTCGTCTTCGATGTCGCCCAGCCCGGCAGGAACGATTTCCGTGCGTCGCGGCGTAGCAAACGCCTCCCGATAGGCAACAAATTCATCGCGCATGATGCCGTAAAGTTTTTCCCGACTGCGCAGGATTTCCAGATATTCCTCAATCTCGGCGGCAATTTTTTTCAGTTCTTCGCCAATTTCGTCCCGGCCCAGTGCGGTCAGACGATGCAGACGCAATTCCAAAATAGCCCGCACCTGGGTTTCCGACAGAATATATTTGCCGTCCACCACCCCGCGTCCCGGTTCATTGATCAGGCGAATATACCCTTCAACATCCACTGCATCCCATTCCTCGGCCATGAGCGCCTCGCGGGCCGCCGCCGGATTGGGAGCCTTGCGAATCATCGCCACAATCTTATCCAGATTGTTGACCGCAATTACCAGCCCTACCAAGACATGGGCCCGATCCCGGGCCTTGCCCAGCAGATATTTGGTCCGCCGGGTGATGACTTCCTCGCGGAACTTGACAAAGGCTTCGATAATCTGGCGCAGGTTAAGAAGTTCCGGTTTGCCATTATTCAGGGCCAGCATGTTACAGCCGAAACTGGTTTGCAACGGGGTATAGCGGTACAGCTGGTTCAGCACCACATCCGCCACCGCGTCGCGTTTGATTTCCACGACCACCCGCACGCCCTCACGGTCGGATTCATCACGGATATCTCCAATGCCTTCGATACGTTTGTTGCGCACCGTTTCAGCAATGGTTTCGATCATACGGGATTTATTCACTTGATAAGGAATTTCCGTGATCACAATGGCTTCCCGACCATTGCGTGTTTCCTCGATGTGGGTCTTGCCGCGCATCATCACCGATCCACGCCCGGTCATATAGGCAGACCGGGCCCCGGCCGCTCCCATAATCAGGCCACCGGTGGGAAAATCCGGCCCTGGCACCAATTCGATGAGCTCTTCCAACGTCACTTCCGGGTTGTCAATAAAGGCACAGCAGGCATCCAGAACCTCCCCTAGATTATGAGGCGGGATGTTGGTTGCCATACCGACGGCAATCCCCCCTGCCCCATTCACCAGAAGGTTGGGGAACCGGGCCGGCAACACCACCGGTTCCAGTTCGGATTCATCATAGTTCGGATGGAAATCAACCGTATCCTTGTCGATGTCCTCCAAAAGTCCGCTGGCCGCCTTATCCATGCGGGCCTCGGTATAGCGCATAGCCGCTGGCGGGTCACCGTCCATGGAACCAAAATTGCCCTGCCCGTCAATCAACGGCAAACGCAGGGAGAACGGCTGGGCCATACGGACCATCGCATCATAAATGGCACTATCCCCGTGGGGATGGTATTTACCCATCACATCCCCGACCACGCGCGCCGATTTACGATAGGGTTTGGTCCAGTCATAGCCGTTCTCATACATGCTGTAGAGAATACGCCGATGCACCGGCTTCAGACCATCACGCACATCCGGAAGGGCCCGGGACACGATCACGCTCATGGCGTAATCGAGGTAGGAGGATTTCATTTCCTCCTCAATAGTGATGGTAGAAATGTTCGGATCCTGGGGGTCTAGAACGGTGTTCTCACTCAAGAAAATATCCCTTAATTTATACTTTTACTTTCGGGTCTCTTTTGTCACTCTGCTTTGTCACTCTGCCCTGGCCTGTTCCAACAGGACATGGCCGGGCAAGAGGCAGAAAAATGCAGCCCAATTGATAGCAATTCCCCATGAGCATGGCAAGGATTTAGGCGCCTGGGACAGGAACCGTTTTTCAGCTTCCTTTTTCCGGCAACTTTTCCAGGTGTCAAAGGTCGGTTCATCCTCACATGATCATAACGCCAAAAGGCCCCAGCCTGATGACCGGGACCCCAAATATTCAAGAAACATTCAGCCGAAAATAATCAGCCAGAAATAAAAAGAAACAGGCTTAGAACGGAATCTCATCATCCAGATCGCCCCCCCCCGCAGCAGGACCGGAAGAAGATCCGCCGCCATAGTTAGACGCTCCGTTATCCTCAAAAGTATCACTGCCGCCATAGCCCCCGCCTTCACCCTTGCTGTCCAGCATGGTCAGCTCGCCGCGGTATTTCTGCAGCACTACTTCCGTTGTGTATTTTTCCACGCCCTGCTGGTCCGTCCATTTACGGGTTTGCAGCGCGCCTTCCACATAAATCTTGGACCCTTTGCGCAGATATTGTTCCGCAACCCGGCACAGCGCCTCGTTAAAGATGACCACCCGGTGCCATTCAGTGCGCTCCTTACGCTCCCCTGTTATCCGATCCTTCCAGCTCTCGGACGTGGCCAGACTCAATGTCACCACCGGGGAGCCGTCCTGGGTATGCCGTACTTCCGGGTCCCGCCCTAGATTCCCCACCAGAATGACCTTGTTGACGCTACCTGCCATTTTTATCTTCCTTTAATCCGTATTCTGTTGTTAAACGTATTCCAACCATAACGGCTGCCAAGCGATCTGCAAAGCAAATTTGCAGGTTTTTGAACGCCGGTTTCCGCCCAAACCACCAATGAGAACAAAATAAGAACTTGACATCTTTCCAAAAAAGACCACATTGCACATAATTCCATCGTTTCAGGGTGCGTATGAAAAATGCTGACTAAGATTTCCGTTCGCGGCGCCAAAGAACACAATCTGAAAAATATTGACGTGGATATTCCCCGCGACAAACTGGTGGTGGTCACAGGCTTAAGCGGGTCCGGCAAATCCTCACTGGCCTTTGACACCATTTATGCTGAAGGCCAGCGCCGCTATGTGGAAAGCCTGTCGGCCTATGCCCGGCAGTTTCTGGAAATGATGCAGAAACCGGACTGCGAACATATCGAGGGCCTCAGCCCGGCCATTTCCATCGAGCAGAAGACCACCTCCCGCAATCCCCGTTCCACCGTCGGCACGGTAACGGAAATTTATGACTATATGCGCCTGTTGTTTGCCCGGATCGGCGTGCCCTATTCCCCGGCCACGGGCCTGCCCATCGAAAGCCAGACCATCAGCCAGATGGTCGATAAAATCATGGCATTGGAAGAAGGCACCCGCCTGTATCTTCTGGCTCCTATCGTACGCGGGCGTAAGGGAGAGTACCGCAAAGAGTTTGCCGATCTGCTGAAAAAAGGGTTCCAGCGGGTCAAAGTGGACGGAAATTTCTATGAACTTGATGATGTGCCGGACCTGAACAAGAAGCTCAAACATGACATTGAGGTGGTGGTGGACCGGGTTGTGGTGCGCGCCGGGCTTGAGACCCGGCTGGCCGACAGCCTGCAAACCGCGCTGGAACTGGCCGAAGGGCTGGCCATAGCGGAATTCGCCAGCGGTGCGCAACAGGGGGAACGGCTGTTATTTTCCGAAAAATTTGCCTGCCCGGTTTCCGGGTTTACTATTGAGGAAATCGAACCCCGGCTGTTTTCCTTCAACAACCCTTTTGGGGCCTGCCCCACCTGCGACGGGCTGGGCAAGAAACTTTATTTCGATCCCGATCTGGTGGTGCCGGACAAGACCAAAAGCCTGAAACAGGGCGCCCTTGTCCCCTGGTCTAAATCCAGTGCCCCTTATTACATCCAGACCCTGGAAAGCCTCGCCCGACATTACGGGTTTAAAACCGACACGCCTTGGGAAAAACTGCCACACCAGTTTCAGGACATTATCCTGTATGGCAGTGGAGATGAGGTCATCGAAATGATCTACAGCGATGACCGCAAGAATTATGTGGTGGAAAAACCTTTTGAGGGGGTGATCGGCAATATTGAACGGCGCTGGCGGGAAACCGACAGTAACATGATGCGCGACGAGCTGGGTAAATATCAAAGTGCCGCCACTTGTGAAACCTGTAACGGCTACCGGCTCAAACCGGAAGCGCTGTGTGTCAGAATTAACGACCGGCATATCGGGCAGGTCGCAGAACTTTCAGTGCGGGACAGTTACCTGTGGTTCCGGGAATTGCCCGCAAACTTAAGCGAAAAACAGAATGAAATCGCCGCGCGCATTCTCAAGGAGATCATTGAACGACTGGGATTTCTGAACAATGTGGGGCTGGAATATCTTAATCTGTCCCGCAGTTCCGGCACCTTGTCCGGTGGTGAATCGCAGCGCA from the Luteithermobacter gelatinilyticus genome contains:
- the ssb gene encoding single-stranded DNA-binding protein → MAGSVNKVILVGNLGRDPEVRHTQDGSPVVTLSLATSESWKDRITGERKERTEWHRVVIFNEALCRVAEQYLRKGSKIYVEGALQTRKWTDQQGVEKYTTEVVLQKYRGELTMLDSKGEGGGYGGSDTFEDNGASNYGGGSSSGPAAGGGDLDDEIPF
- the uvrA gene encoding excinuclease ABC subunit UvrA, whose product is MLTKISVRGAKEHNLKNIDVDIPRDKLVVVTGLSGSGKSSLAFDTIYAEGQRRYVESLSAYARQFLEMMQKPDCEHIEGLSPAISIEQKTTSRNPRSTVGTVTEIYDYMRLLFARIGVPYSPATGLPIESQTISQMVDKIMALEEGTRLYLLAPIVRGRKGEYRKEFADLLKKGFQRVKVDGNFYELDDVPDLNKKLKHDIEVVVDRVVVRAGLETRLADSLQTALELAEGLAIAEFASGAQQGERLLFSEKFACPVSGFTIEEIEPRLFSFNNPFGACPTCDGLGKKLYFDPDLVVPDKTKSLKQGALVPWSKSSAPYYIQTLESLARHYGFKTDTPWEKLPHQFQDIILYGSGDEVIEMIYSDDRKNYVVEKPFEGVIGNIERRWRETDSNMMRDELGKYQSAATCETCNGYRLKPEALCVRINDRHIGQVAELSVRDSYLWFRELPANLSEKQNEIAARILKEIIERLGFLNNVGLEYLNLSRSSGTLSGGESQRIRLASQIGSGLTGVLYVLDEPSIGLHQRDNDRLLETLMNLRDMGNTVLVVEHDEDAIRAADHVIDMGPGAGVHGGEVVAEGTPQDIMANAHSLTGQYLSGQRIIPVPLDRRPGHKAGNRRKEIIVHGATGNNLKNVSVTFPLGTLTCVTGVSGSGKSTLTIDTLYKAVARKLNNSRDLPAPHEDISGLEYIDKVVDIDQSPIGRTPRSNPATYTGAFTPIRDWFAGLPESQARGYKPGRFSFNVKGGRCEACQGDGVIKIEMHFLPDVYVQCDVCKGKRYNRETLEITYKGKSIADILEMTVEDGVEFFAAVPAIRDKLKMLEKVGLSYIQIGQAATTLSGGEAQRVKLSKELSKRSTGRTLYILDEPTTGLHFEDVRKLMEVLQHLVDQGNTVIIIEHNLEVIKLADWIIDLGPEGGDGGGEIIAEGTPEDIACNEKSYTGRYLKPLLYNQGSRQPASWG
- the gyrA gene encoding DNA gyrase subunit A — its product is MSENTVLDPQDPNISTITIEEEMKSSYLDYAMSVIVSRALPDVRDGLKPVHRRILYSMYENGYDWTKPYRKSARVVGDVMGKYHPHGDSAIYDAMVRMAQPFSLRLPLIDGQGNFGSMDGDPPAAMRYTEARMDKAASGLLEDIDKDTVDFHPNYDESELEPVVLPARFPNLLVNGAGGIAVGMATNIPPHNLGEVLDACCAFIDNPEVTLEELIELVPGPDFPTGGLIMGAAGARSAYMTGRGSVMMRGKTHIEETRNGREAIVITEIPYQVNKSRMIETIAETVRNKRIEGIGDIRDESDREGVRVVVEIKRDAVADVVLNQLYRYTPLQTSFGCNMLALNNGKPELLNLRQIIEAFVKFREEVITRRTKYLLGKARDRAHVLVGLVIAVNNLDKIVAMIRKAPNPAAAREALMAEEWDAVDVEGYIRLINEPGRGVVDGKYILSETQVRAILELRLHRLTALGRDEIGEELKKIAAEIEEYLEILRSREKLYGIMRDEFVAYREAFATPRRTEIVPAGLGDIEDEDLIQREDMVVTVTHSGYIKRVPLNTYRAQRRGGKGRSGMQTKDEDFLQTVFVANTHTPVLFFSNLGQVYKLKVWKLPPGTPQSKGKALINLLPLSQGETISTILPLPEDEDSWEELHAVFATAKGNVRRNLLSDFVNVRANGKIAIRLSENDRLIGVAACAEDNDVLLATRDGKCIRFNATAVRLFKGRNSDGVRGIRLAEGDEVVSMSVLKSTTITMEERDPYLRYAAARRRGEEVELPEGLSAERIAELEAQEEFILSVTANGYGKRTSAYEYRQTNRGGQGIINIETSERNGSVVAAFPIEAQDQLMMVTDLGRLIRVPVHDVRIAGRSTQGVTLFRVGDEEHVVSVARLTDVEDDEENGEENDEENRDLNEVVDENAEAIENTETSGSDSSGTSSFEGNAKEE